From a region of the Thermosipho melanesiensis BI429 genome:
- a CDS encoding rubrerythrin family protein: MREMTRQFLEAAFAGESMAHMKYLIFAEEAEKKGLVRLSNLFKAIAYAEYVHAKNHFKVLKKLSDEMKENVQTCIDGETFEIEEMYPVYKNSAEFQDEKEAVRSTHFALEAEKIHAEMYKKAKDLVEKGEDYTAEKIYICPICGYTVEEEAPERCPVCGAPKEKFVEFK, encoded by the coding sequence GTGAGAGAGATGACGAGACAATTTTTAGAAGCAGCATTTGCCGGAGAATCTATGGCACATATGAAATATTTAATTTTTGCTGAAGAAGCTGAAAAGAAGGGGTTGGTAAGACTTTCGAATTTATTTAAAGCTATTGCATATGCGGAATATGTGCATGCCAAAAATCACTTTAAGGTGTTGAAAAAGCTTTCTGATGAGATGAAAGAAAATGTACAAACCTGTATTGATGGTGAAACGTTTGAAATTGAAGAAATGTACCCTGTGTATAAAAATTCTGCGGAATTTCAAGATGAAAAAGAAGCAGTAAGAAGTACACATTTTGCACTTGAAGCAGAAAAAATACACGCTGAAATGTACAAAAAGGCAAAAGATTTGGTAGAAAAGGGAGAAGATTACACAGCAGAGAAAATTTATATCTGTCCTATATGTGGATATACAGTTGAAGAAGAAGCTCCTGAAAGATGTCCTGTATGTGGAGCTCCGAAAGAAAAATTTGTAGAGTTTAAATAG
- the hflK gene encoding FtsH protease activity modulator HflK, which produces MLKKLVFWIIIIVIVLIFLGTGVYQVGPSEVALIKTFGKYTHSTGPGIHFHLPYPIQSHVIVDVETIRKEEIGFRTIESYGKISYRTINEEALMLTGDGNIISVEVAVQYKIKDPVKFAFNVINGRDIVRFTTESVLRERVAVRNIDDVLTVARDEIAIETAEQVQKILDEYDAGILINKVYLQEVAPPDQVVEAFDDVNNAKQDKERFINEANRYANDIVPKAEGEAQKILREAEAYAKEKILEAKGETQRFLSVLKEYEIAPDITKKRLLIERLEEVFSNTKNVFVLDDSGTLKLLDVNELIGGGTK; this is translated from the coding sequence ATGTTAAAGAAACTTGTGTTTTGGATAATTATAATTGTAATTGTTCTAATTTTTCTGGGGACAGGGGTGTACCAGGTTGGTCCATCAGAGGTTGCATTGATAAAAACATTTGGAAAGTACACACATTCGACGGGTCCTGGTATACACTTTCATCTTCCATACCCTATACAATCGCATGTTATTGTTGATGTAGAAACCATAAGAAAAGAAGAAATAGGGTTTAGAACGATTGAAAGCTATGGAAAGATAAGTTATAGGACTATTAATGAAGAAGCTTTAATGCTTACAGGAGATGGGAATATAATAAGTGTAGAAGTGGCGGTGCAATATAAGATAAAAGATCCTGTAAAGTTTGCGTTTAACGTTATAAATGGAAGGGATATAGTAAGATTTACAACAGAGTCTGTTTTAAGAGAAAGAGTAGCTGTTAGAAATATAGATGATGTATTAACTGTTGCAAGGGATGAAATTGCCATTGAAACAGCGGAGCAAGTACAAAAAATATTAGATGAATACGATGCGGGTATTCTAATTAACAAAGTCTATTTGCAAGAAGTTGCACCTCCTGATCAAGTAGTAGAAGCATTTGATGATGTTAATAACGCAAAGCAGGATAAAGAGAGGTTTATAAATGAAGCAAATAGATATGCAAACGATATTGTTCCAAAAGCAGAAGGTGAAGCACAAAAAATTTTAAGAGAAGCAGAGGCATATGCAAAAGAAAAAATTTTAGAAGCAAAAGGTGAAACACAGAGATTTTTAAGTGTATTAAAAGAGTATGAAATAGCTCCGGATATAACAAAAAAGAGACTTCTTATAGAAAGATTAGAGGAGGTATTTTCAAATACAAAGAACGTTTTTGTACTTGATGATAGTGGCACGTTAAAGCTTTTAGATGTGAATGAACTGATTGGTGGTGGTACAAAATGA